The genomic stretch TTACTGGACCTAAATGTAACAAATCCcagaaaaaatttcaaaaagacAAGTACAACTTATTCTAACAGAACGTTTAACTATTGTTGTTCCGAGGATGATAgaatctgtatttatttaatgttgtcattttgaaaaacttGAACAATCAATCTTCGCCGTGCAGATTGCTTGATTGTTATGTAATTTATTATATTTCCAACTCACATGGCTGCATACTTTGCTTTCTGTGAATGACTGAATAGTTATCTCTGTACAGGTTCCATCATGAAAACGAAAACGAGTGCGCCACCTATCTGTCAGAGAATGGAATCAACACGGGATGCAACCAGCCCTATGAGGAAACCAAAAGATTCACCTCATTTTACACCAAACTAGCACATGGCAATGAAACTTTTCGCAAGACGCATGAACTGAAAAGTAAAGGTATGTATATTTACTGGTGTAAAACTTCAAACTGAGCTGTTCCATTCATAATAATAAACCGAATAACAGAGAGATAATGGGAGATATTCTCACACCTACTGTGACTTACATCTGTaatcttttttcaaaaaaattaaaacaatgtttGCTAAAAAGGCTGTGAAGTATGAAAGTATGCTGATCACTGAAtgtctaaccctaaccctccagTCAAGTTAAATCCACCAAGCAACCTGACTGTGAAGAATGGATCTGATTTCAacctgtggttttactggaacCAGACTAAATCCCACTGTGTGGAGAGTGAAGTCGTCTACAAGATAAACGACAGGACGGAGCAGGTAGGTAAtctgaaagaataaaaaatgtttcaatctctttttctcttcctttttcattctttttttgtctttccttgcCAACTTTCTGTCCTCTTATCTCTATTTTATGTTCCAGCGTTTTCCAGTCAGTGATGGGGTCCAGAACTACTGCATCAACTTGCCCTCCAGTTCCTCCCGATATGAGCTGCGAGTGCGGAGCAGATTGGATAGCAGCTGTGGACAGTCTATCTTCTGGAGCGACTGGAGTGAGCCTGTGGTCTGGGGATCCAACAATGGCACaggtaaaaatgtgaaagaatgAAGTAATCACTGACTTTCAGCAGACAACCACTAGAAAATGGAAGTGTACATTTTTCCAAAACATCATACAGTTAGAGTATGGACATGCTTAAAGAATGTAGGTGATTGGTTATGCACTGCTGTGGTAATTAATAATACTTAAATGTGGCTAGAAATTGGTTAAATGTGCCTCATTacttattttctgtctgtgtcagactcatcttagttcaggggccacatacatcccaatttgatctcaagtgggctggaccagtaaaatcagagcataagaACTTACaaataactccaaatttttctttgttttagcgcaaaaaagtacattctgaaaatgttcacatttaaggaactatctttttacaaaacattgtgaacaacctgaaatttgtaaagaaaagtaaattcaattttttacaacattgtgcctcagtttatcattttcacATTACAGCTTACAGATTACAGAGGATCTACAagggcacaaaacatttagtcactggtgtctggaactgaacgatatagtattttacttgaaaaaagacaaaaaaacaacaaaaacaagacaaaatattacaaaaatgagacacaaaacaacagaagcgagaaacaaaatgacaaaaaacaacacgaaacaaaacaaaaaagagaaaaaattagacaaaaaaggtacagagtgagacaaaatggacatatgagacaaaaaattacacaaatgacacaaacgatacaaaaattgacaaaaacgagaaacaaaaatgatacgCAAATCAATGAAGAAAGCTAAacatacaatgacaaaaatagtacaaaaaacacaaacaagaaaaaaaggaaacacaaaatgacaaaagcgagaaacaaaccaacaaaaacgtgagacaaatgatgaaagtcagacaaaaaaaaagacaaaaacacaacacaaaatttgaccaaaatgagacacaaaatggcaaaaaaaagcagtctagtattttactttatgatcaaaacaacttgtcgtcaagaaattattttaaatttatagttttacaaatttccaagttgcagttaatgtcttctctgtaatttttacactttactaAGTCGTCCCaggggccggattggacctgcgggagggctggttttggcccgtgggccgcatttttgacacccctgcattagAGGTAAAATACTAACAGAACAGTTACAATCTCCATCTATTTTTCCCACCTCCCAGACACAAATCAGCCTTCGCCTATGTCTGTGTGGACACCAGTGTTGTATGTGGTGGGCGCCCTCACGCTCATCCTACTGGTCATAATATTACTGCACCATGAAAGGTGGGTTGGCCCGTTTGTTTGTCATAGTTTTGGACTTAAGTTGCAGTTGTTTCCTCATGTGTCTATATAAACCTCCCCATTCAGGTGTCAGTTCTTCGCCTGTGTTCTTTGTGCCGTGCCTTTTCAGCTTatgcttcattttcttctttgtaCGTTTAGTCTGAACACTGGATTCTGcttcagtctgtgtttttgcCTGCCTGTGCAGATTTATGTCTCTTGCAGCAGCTTAAGTCATTAAAACTCGCTGTTTGCTTTTGCAACCTGTTTCCTGAGTCCTGCATTTGGGTCTACTTCTCTAAACTGCAACATTATCCTACATGAATGGTGTTAGTTGCAGTTAGTATGGCCTGAACATGAGCAATATTGACTTATTtcctgcttttgtcttttttgttttgcattatttaccAATTCACACTGGTATCAATTGCTGGGAGCTTTCTATAAGATGTAATTTTTTACACTAGACGTAAATGTAAGTGATGATGGAagaaaatttacttttttaatgcatttttcatcttttgacatgtaaaaaacaacacaagctaaGATGTGGAGCCCaccaataattaaataattagttCTTCATTCCTTTATTTACTCAATTACAGTGCTAGGGAGCTACAGTAAATAAAGGTGAATGCAGATTAGTTGTTGTTGATATGATCATCTGAGAGTAAAAATGTTCCTACCTCCCATACAGGTTCAGAATCATCATCATCCCCGTGATCCCCAAGCCATCGCTGATCCCTCAAGACATCGAGGTTAGTGGCATCCAGGGCTCCATGTCTTCCTCCTGAAATTCCCAGGCACACAaaagaattgtatttattttgcagcTAATTAAATGGTAGTCAAAAAGCTACAGTTATTCAGAGAATTAAATGACAAGAGTGAGAGTCTACTGTGATGATAGCAGCTCTGTAAGACTCCTGGATTAAAATTGCAGATCTAAAGGCTGAAATGGAACATTCAGAACCACACGTGAGCCTCAGAGTGGCACTAGAGAAGAGGTCAAGATCACCAAGTCATTAGTTTACATCCTCCGGGACCCATGAATCTGTCTGTACTgaattgtgtttaaaatgtcagcagctgtagtaTTGAGTGCTATGGAGTATTATGATTAAAAATAGGGGGGAAATCCATAAAATTGAATATTTGCTATTGACAATGTGGAGATCTGCAACTAAAATACATTTGGCAATGAAAGTTGCTAAATTCCAATTTGATGCATGCAGTGAGCAATTAGCATTGTACAATTGAGTGAGGTGACAGTAACacatttcattctgttttgttttctttctcacagGGTTGGTTTCATTCGTCCAAAGGCCTGAAAGAGAGTTTTAAAGCTAACTACAATGAGCGTGCCTGCCCTGTCCGTGAGTACTGCAACATCTCTCAGTCTGACAGCGAGAGCTCTGGCAGCTCCACTTCTTCTGTCAACACCGACCAAACGGTCTGATTCGTCTTCTCCATCTCTGCGAATGAACCAGAAGAACCGTCTACTGCCTTTTTATCTCCCACCTTTACAATCTAACCTGAGGAGGAGCAGCAAGGTTCTGTTAGGAGGCGTCTAAATAAGGGTTCAGCTGTGTCAAAAGTCTGACACATCTGCTGCTTGAAATGCAAAGATCTGAAAACTgatgaattgcattttttttaatttatatatatatatatatatatatatatatatatatatatatattatatatatatatattttttttttaagtactgctatatgaacaaaaatacagtaacatttggtttgcaaacactttaaacaaattAAGTGCTTTAGTCTTCCCTTTACACAGTAACAGTTTGcatatttcttgtaaatctcaacttcaacattaatgtaatcaaatcaaataaaaccaaagctaTTTGCCACAGCAAGGGCATTAAcattttatctggtttgttatagaaaaaaagttgccctcagagtccagagccacGATCATGACATCATAACAGGAACCTTCCCAGCAACATcaagttaacatttatacatttccacagtgaaacacagtggagagTCCATTATGGTATAGGGTTCCATTTGTGGAAACAGCATggacaaattaattaaaatcaatggTATCATGGACAAGAAGGTCTACcacaacatcttggtgcatcatgAAATCCCCTGGGACTGAACCTGATTGGTTGTGGGTCCAAATACCAAGAAAACAATGACCCCAAGCATCcttcaaagctgtgcagagacGACTGGACCAAGAAAAACGAATGTGGAGTTCTGGAATTGATGGACTGGCCAAGTccaagtccagacttgaatcctattgaacagatctgggatttattgaattcaaaaatagatCGCACAGAAGCttcatccaaagcaagtctctggGAACAACTAGAAACGAACCAACAAAGGAGGTCATatgaaatattaagatttttggtcgcagaataaattaaaacacaacttttgctttgaaacaagttttttgacagatttccaagatgtttgtattttttcatttttgtgacaggtggtctaataaacttgttaagcactgtatatataaatatacacacatggacaaaattgttggtattcatagaagtggccttctatgagccctgatctaaatcctattgaacatctgtggaaggagctgaaacatggcgtctggagaaggaacccttcaaacctgagacaactggagcagtctgctcatgaggagtgaaccagaatacctgctgagaggtgcagaagtctcattgacagttacacaaatggtttgattgcagtgattgcctcaaaaggttgtgcaacaaaatattaagttaagggtaccatcatttttgtccaggcctgtttcatgagtttagttaattctgttgaaccacggttcaaaaccAATGTCTGATCTTCTTTGGTcagttttcatagaatttttatttattattacttttgtcagattgaaattatttctgtgaccattgtggttttttctttcattaaccgaggggtaccaacaattttgtccacgtgtgtatattTGTTTGTCGGTGAAAGCAAAAGGACTTAATTCTCCAGAACAGTATGATGCAAtcgttaaaaagaaaaagaaaaaactgactcctatatttttgcttcagttggCTGTTTTCTTCTGTCAGCAATTATGACATGTTACTCATCTCCTTCCACTGAGCTATGCTGATGATTTGTATTGAAATACTGtgcatttaaaatctgtttaacCTTTTgcaaaacatgtaataaaatacaCCCAAATgcataaatgagaaaatgttcaTCTGTCCACTTTATATGTGAAATATGATCTCGACTCTCTTGCTTCATGCAAACAATGCAGTAGTTAGTGTGAAAGTCAattctagatagatagatagatagatagatagatcgatagatcgatagatcgatagatcgatagatagatagatagatagatagatattttattaatcccgagggaaattcaagtattcTTCAGTTTTGTACCAGCTGAAAGGCTGGGTTTGAGATGAGTGCTCACAAATCCAGACTTTATGTGTGATGCTTTACAGTTTTGCCGacttatttctgacatttattcattagaatcaatcaatcaagaaTCTtaattgtcattgtgtttccacacagtgaaatttcaattggtgactcccagctatagataaaagatagaaaaaggcacactatgtaaaaataaaataatgtgtgCAGATGTTTGTGCAGATGGGGAAATGGATTTGACAATTCTgggataaaaacagtttttcagtctggaaGTTAAAGTTTCTATGTTACTGTACCATTTGCCCGAGGGAAATGGAACAAACAGTCCATTTCCTGGGTAGGTGGGGTCGGCAGCGATACGTCGGGCCTTTCTGGACCCGGCCAGCGTATAATGAGTCCAGGTCTGGAAGAGGACTTCCCACAATCCCCTGTGCTGTTTTTAACAGCCAAGCTAAGTCCTTTctgtcctgagctgtgcagctgTGGTAAGACACTGTTGCACCAAGACAGAGGATGGTGTCTGTTGAGGCTCTGTAGAAGTTTGTCAGGAGCCGAGGGGAGAGAGTTGCCAGCATGCTCGACCGCTTCCCCTTGAATGAGGAGAGGAGCGTGGtctgtcctcctggacctcctgtagtccacgaTGACCTCCTTGGTCTTGCTGGTGTTCAGAACAAGGTTGATGTCTGAGCACCACTGAATGAGGTGCTGGATCTCCTCTCTGTAGGGGCTCATCAGCGTCCGATATGAGACCCACTACGGTGGTGTCGTCGGCAAACTTCACGACCGTGTTTGTGGAGTGGATGGCAGAACAGTTGCTGGTGAAGAGAGTGAAGAGGGCTGCACTGAGCATGCAGCCCTGTGGTGTGCCTGTGCTCAGAACCAGTGTGGAGGATGCATTGTCTCCCATTCTCACCACCTGATGCCTGTTGGTGAGGAAGTCCATGATCCAGTCACACAGCGATGTGGACAGTCCCAGGTTGTGGAGCTTCAGTGTCAGTTTGTCCAGGCGCATCGTATGAAAAGCTGAACTGAAGTCCATGAATAGCATCCTCAAATAGGTGTCAGAAAGCTGCAGGTGGGTCAGGGTAGTGTGAAGTGTCATGAAGACTGAGAGGCAAATATCTGAATATATTATACATTAAGGTAACATTAGGGTTCAGACTTAAGTGTGCATGAGGACAATAGCATCTTGAAAACTGAGTTTGATTTGAAACTGATGTTAGAAATAAGGAATGTAACTTGTTCTTGGAGAaaagtcacataaaaaaatctgcatctgcaaaccagcaaaagGACTTTATTCTCCAGAATGTATGAAGCAAtagttaaaaaggaaaaaacagactTCCtatatttttgcttcagttggatgtttttttcttccgtATCAGCAACTATGACATGTTACTCATCTCCTTACACTGAGCTTGGTGAAATGCTGTTGATTTGTATTGAAATACCGATCATTTATAATCTATTTAACCTTTTgcaaaacatgtaataaaatacaCCCAAATgcataaatgagaaaatgttcaTCTGTCCACTTTACATGTGAAACATGATCTCAACTCTTTTGCTTCGTGCAAACAATGCAGTAGTTAGTGTGAAAGTCAATTCCAATGTATATCTGGGGAACACAACTCTCTCATATGTGTTTTTTAGGAGGTTTTTTCGTTttagaacatttaaaataagTTAATAAGTTATCATTGTTAACTTTAAATTGAGCATTGGTATTGTGTTGAGTTGAatgaaggcagaaaaaaaacccaaatatctTATTGTCAAAGCGACAATATGATTATTGATCTTCGcacaatatttcaaaaaatcccCGTGAACTCATTCAGTTAGTCATGTTAATTGCAGTTCTTTCTAATATGACCCTCTTTGTAAAGGGTTTGTAACATTTAAACTATTAActtaaaagaaataatcatgACTGGTtcaagaaataaaatttaaaaaaacacttcaaaaaaacacaacaacaaaaaaaaaatgctgcatttgtgcCAGAGGGGTTGCCAGGTCTATAAAATTCCTTTGGCCTGTATTGTTCATCCCCCTCTAACATCACATTTTGCCTTTTATCTAACAAGAAAAAGACCAAGTTCTATTTTTAACAGTTCAACAGTTCATCAACATTTATAACTGCAAACTTGATGGAATAGTAGAAAGCAGGAAACCGATTAGCATCTTGTTAATGAATTACTAAATAACTGCATTGTTACCAAATAGAGGATAAATGCGAACCAAAGTTAATGGCAACATTAAGGGCTTCCAACTGACCCAAGAGGATTCCTGAATAATTCATTATGCATTATTAAGTTACTGCTTTCCCTATTAGAAAGTgacaacacaacatgacaatATTCTGAGGGAAGAGTATCATGTAATGTTATTCAAAATAATGCCATATTGGCTTCATCCCAGCCTCATAATTGTTATATTGTTGTGTATCTTGATTaaagctgcaactaatgattatttttaatcgATGATACTGTCagctaatcaattaattgtttggtCTGTAAGATGttggtggtaaaaaaaaatgtttctccaaagcccaagatgatggTCTCAAATTTCATGTTTGTCCACAATTCAGAGATATTCAGATTAATGTCATAGATGAGtgaaaaaactagaaaatataCCAACTTAAAAGaatgaaatcagagaatttagacttttttcttaaaaaaatctcAAACCGAATGATTGATTAGCAAAATACtcatcatttaatttaataGCTGGCAACCAATCAATCGCAGCTCTAATTTTGATCTTATAAAGTACTTTTTCCACCTGTTGGATGTTTTTTAACCTAGTGTTTATATCCTGCACTCtgaaaaataaagctgctgGAACCAAAAATGGTTTCCAGCAGTGTCataaaagaaccacaaagaacCTTTGAGCAAGAGCTTCTTTAATGAGCCATTTTACAAACAGAACCCCAAAAGCATgatggaaagaaatgaaaaatggttCCTTTAGGCACCATGGATGAActctaaaaagcaaaaatattattttgatgaCAGGATTTAATAatcttttaagcaatttttaaGCAGAGCAAGTCAAATGTTAgaatttgctgaatttttgcgTCCCTTCAATTATAGCACATTTAATATTTCTGAGTCCTGCATTGTTATGTCGAACTAAATATTACAAGATGCTGGTGTAGGATTTGGGAAACTTTGATGGACATTTCTCACTGCTTTGTGATGATTTATAGATCAAATtgttaatcagttaattgagaaaataatctgcagcttacctgatttaaaaaatatattgtttaaaaataattttctgctATTACCTGCCAGCAAACCAAGTAATTCcaacaaaaacagtaacatttaGTACTTAAAAGAACCAAATAAAGtatgtgtgtggggggggggggggaatccCTAAAATAAAGAAGTTCTTCAATTGAAATTAAGGAACATTGTTTTTGTGCTATTGGGTTGTTTAGTCTCTGTTGTATTCCTCCtatctgtttttttcaattttcttatGATTTGTACAACTCCAAACACCGGACTTGGGGTAACCGAGGCCCGTGTGTCCCGTCCAGTTTCCCCGGTGTCCGTTAGAGGGAGTGCGGAGTCAGTGTCCCGGACAGTACGGAACTGAGTCAACGCATTTTTCAGATTCAAGAAGGGCAGGGCGCAGGGCGGCTGGCCCCCGCGAGAAGAGAGCGACTCAAGTCAGCTACTTCCCCCAGCTGAACCGATCGGCGATCAATCGATGCCTTCAGATGAGATTTAACACTTCCTTGTGTATTTAGCTGGTTTTGACGCTCATTCTCCGTCGGTCGTCCAAAAATTAACAGCCCGAGAAAATGTCAGATCCTGTGGTGGCCGACACTCGCCGGTTGAATTCCAAGCCCCAGGACCTGTCGGATGCTTACGGCCCCCCCAGCAATTTTCTGGAAATAGATGTTTATGATCCACAAATAATCGGAGTCGGACGGGGCCGTTACACAACTTACGAAGTTCGCATGAGGGTAGGTGTCGagccgcaaaaaaaaaaaaaaaaacacaacaccttGTTGCAGCATTAGCTTTTATCCGCTAAGCTAACTGGTAATTACAGTGTTGTTGCTACCTAGTTAGCATGTGTAGCCGCTTGGCTTCGGTCAGCGCAAATGACGGGGCCGTGACGTTGACGTTAGGCGCCCGAAGTCGCTCAAGATGGCGTGCGAGTAAAAATCGAGGACCGGGGATTGCCAGCGGCCTAGCTTGTGGTTGTATTGGTGTAGTTGGCGAGCTGGCAGGTAGAACTTTGATTTGGTGAAAATAGGTTTACAAACGCGAGCCATGTCACTGTTGTAGCTATAGTTTAATGCTACGTAGttaagtaaataaaaagtaGTGAATGAAACATACGACTGTTGGAAATGTGGGAGTTCCAGGAGACACCGTGAAGCTAACTGCTAACGCTAGTAGCACCTAACTGTACTGTCAACAAAATGAGGAGTAATTTAACATTACTGGCTTAGCTACATGTTTGACATTGATTACATAATAAAACACAGTACAACGTTACTAGGTAATATTCCTCAGTGAAATATGCGAGAGAAATAACGTTACACCTTGATATTAGAGGAAAAGGTTGCGTAGCTAAATGAGGAACACTAGCAATGTCGTGGGGGTTTCTGGAAACGGGAGAAATAGCATGAAGTTGGGTTCATTTAAATTCGAAATAATAATGGGACAAGTAATGTCAGTAGTAGCTGAAGTAGCAACGGTAGTAACTTTAACTTCCTCGTCAAGTAGGTCGGAAGTTAATCTTGTAATAGTGTGAGACAGAAAATCACTAACACAGCTAATTTTAAAGAACTGTTTCAGGAAGCTGATGCTGACACAGGACAGACACGGTAATTGCGTAATTGCAGCTTACCAGGCCCGTCTTTCCTGCAAATCCTCATTTTGTGGTGCAGCTGTCTCCTAGGAGAGTTTTGCCCAACACAATGTAAACAAGGTGCTGTTTTCACCACGACAATGTTTTTATTCAGCATCAATGTCATGGTCTCATTACACGGTGGACTACCTCGTGTGAGGGGTGTGATTGCTGGTTCAAGTTTTGGATAATAGCTCGGAATACAGTGAGGGACAAACCCAAACAAATCCATATCAGCCCAGTTAACAGATGCCAGCCTTGACTGGAAGGCTTCGTGTTTCATTCGTTCCCACTCACTGTTGCAGTAGTGAATCAGTGAAAGTCCTTGGAAAGTCGTGCAAAAGGGTCACGAAGAGAGACATTTACATGAATTAATCATTTAGATCCGTTGGTGTCATTTGAAACCAGAATCAGCATTTTTAGTCAAACCATAAACTCTTCTGTTGTCTGTGATACAAGATTCTTTAGTTGTGTTTCAAGTAAGCACGACACAACAAAGCTGCAAGGCATGTTATGATACtgacaaataaattcagtattaAACAACTGATACAACAAATTGGCAGTAAATGAATAGAAACATTTAATAATTGATTGATCATTTAAATAGCTAATACAGTCAAGTGAAGCAACCCCTCCTCTAAAGCAAGGGCCTGCTTCATTTATCTGtcactgtaaaatgtaataTGCAATGCAAAGATAACACGCAGGCCTCTGCAAATTTCtgtaatttacacatttaattgcTACctattaatgaaaataataatttgttttgcagctgcaggtacAATTGTGGTGGTTAACATGTAAGACCAATCAATGTTGATCTCAAGAGTTTACTCCTCTATCAGCACTCTGAAAATAAAACGCTGTCAAGTGTGCTTAAAACCACCGGTGCTCATGGAAAGGAATAATAATTGATCAGGGTGGAAGAATTACAAccaataaaatgacataaaacatccAGGTTCAAGCACTCAAGGTATTAAAGTAAAAGGCATTTCTTTCAGAAGGCTCGCAACATTTTTAATCTGCAAAAGAGGAGTATGCTTTTTATCTTGGTTGCAGTTCTTCTGCCTTCCTTACTCAGCCAAAATAGTTGTCATTTGTTCAGCAGGAACTGTCCTTTTCAACAGCCGCTTTGTGCAAACTATTGAATTTAatacaaaccttttttttctccttctgtaTCCAGACAAACCTTCCCATTTTCAAATTGAAGGATTCCTGTGTGAGGAGAAGATACAGTGACTTTGAGTGGTTAAAGAATGAGCTGGAAAGAGACAGTAAGGTGAGTGAACAGTAATAATTCATGTGGCTGGCTGGTACAAACAAGTGACCGGTGTTACAGCTGGAACAATATGATCCCATCCATGATGTCAAATAAGGAGTAGGGTTATTCTGTAATTCTTCGGTGTTCATACACATTTTTTGTTAGTATAGCAaacaaaaatctaacttttgTGTCATCTTCTAATTAACTTTGTTGAATTATCCTGCATATTTCCATGCATTATCATTCTACATGAATTTAAATGTGCTGCTGGAAATGTCTGCAGTTTAGACTTTATAGCTCAGCGAGTGTggactttttctgtgatttgttTTGACCCCTGCCACTTTAGATTGTAGTACCACCTCTGCCGGGCAAAGCCCTGAAGAGACAGTTGCCATTCCGTGGGGATGAGGGCCTTTTTGAGGAGTCATTCATTGAGGAGCGGCGATCGGGCTTGGAGCAGTTCATCAACAGGTCAGCTTCCAATATTAAAATACATACTAGAGAGATTTCATTTGACACattccaaaaaatatttttggaattttcttgaCTTGCCAACAAAGGAGCTACAAGAcacatttgtgatattttgtcacCGAGCTCTTTGGTTAAATCTGGTAAAATGTGCATCAAAGCTGTCACTGAGTTCTATAGCCACACAAAATGTGTTGGTCTAAAGAGAAACTCACATATTTACTAGAGTTAGACACTGCCAAAACCATCAAGCCCTACAGAAGGCTTAGTCTAATCTGTGTCTGGAAAAGGAGCACCAACAAACTAATCCACAATTGCATTTTTAGCAGCCTCCACAGAAAGCATTAAAACCAAGCAGGGAGTGAattgtgtctgtctctgtgtgtgtgtttctgtagaaTTGCAGGTCACCCTTTGGCCCAGAACGAACGCTGTCTTCACATGTTTCTGCAAGAGGAAAGCATTGACCGTAACTACATTCCTGGAAAAGTACGACACTAAGGGTTACTGAGGGAGGTGGGCAGATGGGGTTAAACTGTGGGAGTGTAGGACAGCCTTGCCTTTCTCTTCCCTCAccacttctttctctctctctctctctctctctctctctctgtctgttttatttgcctcttcttctctccctctgtgtATAACATTACAAAGCTATATTCACTTTCTCTCAGAGTTGGAGTGTTCTTCTGCTATACTTGAGGACATGTTGATAATGTTTCAGGCGACTCTGTGACTCCTCTCTTCCTTATGCATTTGTTTTATAACTGTACAACGAGGAAAGCACCCCTCAGTAGTTGTCATTGTATCGTGAATATTTGGCTCTTTAATCACAATTTTCAGGAACGAACGTAATG from Amphiprion ocellaris isolate individual 3 ecotype Okinawa chromosome 14, ASM2253959v1, whole genome shotgun sequence encodes the following:
- the snx12 gene encoding sorting nexin-12 isoform X1, which translates into the protein MSDPVVADTRRLNSKPQDLSDAYGPPSNFLEIDVYDPQIIGVGRGRYTTYEVRMRTNLPIFKLKDSCVRRRYSDFEWLKNELERDSKIVVPPLPGKALKRQLPFRGDEGLFEESFIEERRSGLEQFINRIAGHPLAQNERCLHMFLQEESIDRNYIPGKVRH
- the LOC111573091 gene encoding cytokine receptor common subunit gamma-like, giving the protein MSTSLLVFLCLIGHVFAKKPPDVDCLVVHLQHVHCSWNQQEAPEVNYTFSSWFHHENENECATYLSENGINTGCNQPYEETKRFTSFYTKLAHGNETFRKTHELKSKVKLNPPSNLTVKNGSDFNLWFYWNQTKSHCVESEVVYKINDRTEQRFPVSDGVQNYCINLPSSSSRYELRVRSRLDSSCGQSIFWSDWSEPVVWGSNNGTDTNQPSPMSVWTPVLYVVGALTLILLVIILLHHERFRIIIIPVIPKPSLIPQDIEGWFHSSKGLKESFKANYNERACPVREYCNISQSDSESSGSSTSSVNTDQTV
- the snx12 gene encoding sorting nexin-12 isoform X2, with amino-acid sequence MSDPVVADTRRLNSKPQDLSDAYGPPSNFLEIDVYDPQIIGVGRGRYTTYEVRMRTNLPIFKLKDSCVRRRYSDFEWLKNELERDSKIVVPPLPGKALKRQLPFRGDEGLFEESFIEERRSGLEQFINRIAGHPLAQNERCLHMFLQEESIDRNYIPGKV